In Candidatus Defluviibacterium haderslevense, the following are encoded in one genomic region:
- a CDS encoding T9SS type A sorting domain-containing protein has protein sequence MNKRILLKSSVLLFSLILLNFKLISAQSCNCPGNYIINPSFENGITNWTFANGNFTSNTYAAQCGTYAGHFQHITGLGTFHQDITTINVGTSLTLTFYGGVHDNSFNQKFGIQYLNNLGNPISESMVDVDGSLPNMSYYVINSLVPAGTVTVRIQGRTNGNWLKVDQLCLTGTSPCADFTALAQTDLNLVKTRTISNEISCSGAVDRVFYADCLLDNINGGTSGNRKYWKIISGGTFKEYCDGTAYAEMQIQNVDLPTYKFDVTLILSGRTYSAPPGNPHLEGCTGSATSNWYYYTGMKGSFVGKEAMLGGVIAVKGKMAALQLGTNGSLYGVTNNFGASSWLDYSIICQPNTFNYETSCQFDFNFFLSGGDLTSANASVCGKICVGQSTTLNGYAVAGKPNYTFAWSNGLGTGQSKTISPATTTSYTVTATDANGCTATDVVTVLVYPKPTVDVGVNQTVCAGKCADLKAVASGGTPAYTYEWNNGLGSGPNKNVCPTQTTTYMVTVTDSKGCTATSSVIVFVNPTIDISISKTDPKCGINNGSATANVTGGTSPYSYLWSNGATTQTINNLSSGNYSVTVTDSKNCTATKSVQLTITSGPIVNAGVDQSGCIGSSFNLSSLASGGTPAYTYMWDNGLGNGQIKTVNPNTTTTYTVTATDANGCSATDQVKVTIYPNPSVTINKSDAKCGLANGSATANASGGTTPYTYIWSNGGTSQTINNLTTGNYIVTVTDAKGCKGTATTTINNTNGPSVNAGADLSGCIGSSFNLNSVASGGTQPYTYAWDNGLGAGQNKSVAPNATTTYTVTVTDANGCTATDQVKVIIYPNPSVTINKTDAKCGLANGFAIANVTGGASPYTFIWSNGATTQTISNLTSGNYNVTVTDSKGCTGTATTSINNTNGPSINAGADQSGCIGSTFNLNSVATGGTPTYAYTWDNGLGNGQNKTVSPNVTTTYSVTVTDVNGCTAKDQVKIIIYPNPSVSINKVDAKCGLANGSATANPVNGTSPYSYLWSNGATIQSINNLSSGNYFVTVTDSKGCTATATTSISNINGPTVNAGIDQTGCLGSTFDLNSIATGGTPAYSYAWNNGLGSGPNKTVTPIASTTYTVTVTDANGCTATDQVKIILNPTPSVSINKTDSKCNLANGSATASTSGGTAPYTYAWTNGASTQTINNLNAGIYVVTVTDSKGCTGTATTTIGNTNGPSVNAGIDQSGCLGSTFNLSALATGGTPTYTYEWNNGLGYGSNKSVTPIASTTYTVTVTDVNGCTATDQIKIIIYPNPSVTINKTDAKCGLANGSALANATGGTASYTYIWSNGSTTQMISNLSSGTYNVTVTDSKGCTATAMSTINKINGPSVDAGIDQEICSGNNATISAIATGGTANYSYMWDNGLGSGQSKLVSPTTTTTYTVTVTDANSCTATDKVKISVIDCSPKITHEKNLVSVTNIGLNTYTVVYSILVKNIGYQGAYDLKDNALFDDDIATTSASFTTNAPGNFGGALNGNGPWILADDQVINANASHLYTLTFNVKIDLSLTSTGNNIYYQCGKALNNKPSAYEALFNESQLDYNNDGRVDERDTACADLPYIVHEKILVNQVQTGSRSFEVTYNIIVKNLGGASDKYTLTDRPEFDNDIIITSANYSSNAMGNGANPGPLNLVGLGPWTLANNQVISGGGVQTYTLRVNVSINLEDGVGDNKYSRCGKQNTTYPIPGEGLFNESRLDIKSDGSIDQRDTACGDVPYVVHQKSLFGGVTDLGNGNYRVEYKIDVRNIGGRRGTYDLDDAPAFDDDIIILNASYSFASTVFGVFYNTLNGSGPWALARNQNIDVGDNQFYVISINVKLDLSNQGPGNHNLSDCGDRLGIPSAGEALFNKSLLSYNNILVECDTACTSIPVCSMISGRVFFDVNANGIFDYNENGINGLEVYLVDATTGKIISKVLTAVNPATPSDDGFYMFSCIKPGTYYIQFERPGFLASSVVFQGGNTDKDSDIGHENGINTTRMFLLTGGEKYLNVGAGFQNKATVGDYIWLDRNYNGLQDAGEEPVAGVQIKAYCKTTGNMVSEAVSANDGHYMLDGIGQGDYYVKFIPPSNLSFTYAHSGVDPVDNDVDGSNGYGTTRVYRIKTGDAMPTIDAGLVYQVLPLEWLGFDGQWNGKYTELNWQTGVEINNDHFEIERRHETESGFTMIGQLKSNPNTAVSEQNYNYNDVNVNQSGIYYYRLKQIDKDGTYTYSKIISIRIHQKSEMDITIYPNPADDFLKVNITLGDETDLEVRVFDQSGKNVLTNPFGGYRKAGNYKEIINTSYLPSGQYNIQIISKNSILNKTFTVNRN, from the coding sequence TGTTCAGGTGCTGTAGATCGTGTTTTTTATGCAGACTGTTTGTTAGACAATATAAATGGTGGAACTTCAGGTAATAGAAAATATTGGAAAATAATTTCTGGTGGTACTTTCAAAGAATATTGTGATGGTACGGCCTATGCTGAAATGCAAATTCAAAATGTAGATTTACCAACTTATAAATTTGATGTTACTTTAATTCTTTCTGGTAGAACTTATTCTGCTCCTCCTGGAAACCCACATTTAGAAGGGTGTACCGGATCAGCAACATCAAATTGGTACTATTATACGGGTATGAAAGGAAGTTTTGTTGGGAAGGAAGCCATGTTAGGCGGTGTAATTGCAGTAAAAGGAAAAATGGCTGCGCTACAATTGGGAACCAACGGAAGTTTATACGGAGTTACTAATAATTTTGGAGCAAGTTCTTGGTTGGATTATAGTATTATATGTCAACCAAATACATTTAACTATGAAACATCATGTCAATTCGATTTTAATTTCTTTCTGTCTGGTGGAGATTTGACATCAGCAAATGCTTCTGTTTGTGGTAAGATTTGTGTTGGACAAAGTACTACTTTAAATGGCTATGCAGTAGCTGGTAAGCCAAACTATACATTTGCATGGAGTAATGGATTGGGAACCGGACAATCTAAAACAATAAGTCCAGCAACTACAACTAGCTATACGGTTACAGCTACAGATGCTAATGGATGTACAGCAACAGATGTAGTTACTGTATTAGTGTATCCTAAACCTACTGTTGATGTTGGAGTTAATCAGACAGTATGTGCAGGAAAATGTGCAGATTTAAAAGCTGTAGCTAGTGGTGGAACTCCAGCGTATACTTATGAATGGAATAATGGCTTGGGAAGCGGACCAAATAAAAATGTTTGCCCAACTCAAACCACAACATATATGGTAACTGTTACAGATTCTAAAGGATGTACAGCAACTAGTTCGGTAATCGTTTTTGTAAATCCTACGATCGATATTTCAATTTCTAAAACAGATCCAAAATGTGGAATTAATAATGGGTCTGCAACGGCCAATGTAACTGGTGGTACATCGCCTTATAGTTATTTATGGTCTAATGGAGCGACAACTCAAACCATCAATAATTTGAGTTCTGGAAATTATTCAGTTACTGTAACAGATTCAAAAAACTGTACTGCAACAAAATCTGTTCAATTGACAATAACCAGTGGTCCAATTGTAAATGCAGGAGTAGATCAATCAGGATGTATTGGATCTTCATTTAATTTAAGTTCACTGGCTTCAGGAGGAACGCCTGCATACACTTATATGTGGGACAATGGCCTTGGTAATGGTCAAATTAAAACAGTTAATCCTAATACCACGACAACCTATACAGTTACTGCTACAGATGCAAATGGCTGCTCTGCAACTGACCAAGTTAAGGTAACAATCTATCCAAATCCGAGTGTAACAATCAATAAATCTGATGCGAAATGCGGATTAGCAAATGGTTCTGCAACGGCTAATGCTTCAGGTGGTACAACGCCGTATACTTATATTTGGTCAAATGGTGGCACAAGTCAAACGATTAATAACCTAACGACAGGAAATTATATAGTAACTGTAACAGATGCAAAAGGATGTAAGGGAACAGCAACAACTACAATTAACAATACTAATGGTCCTTCTGTAAATGCAGGAGCTGATTTATCGGGATGTATTGGCAGTTCGTTCAATTTAAATTCAGTGGCATCAGGTGGAACACAACCCTATACTTATGCTTGGGATAATGGTCTTGGTGCAGGTCAGAATAAATCAGTGGCACCTAACGCGACAACAACATATACAGTGACAGTAACAGATGCCAATGGATGTACTGCAACTGATCAAGTAAAAGTAATTATCTATCCTAATCCAAGTGTAACCATTAATAAAACAGATGCCAAATGTGGATTAGCAAATGGGTTTGCAATTGCCAATGTAACTGGGGGCGCATCACCTTATACTTTTATCTGGTCTAATGGGGCTACAACTCAAACAATTAGTAACCTAACATCAGGAAATTATAATGTTACAGTAACCGATTCAAAAGGGTGTACGGGAACCGCAACTACAAGCATTAATAATACTAATGGTCCATCGATAAATGCCGGTGCTGATCAATCGGGATGTATTGGCAGTACATTTAATTTAAATTCAGTTGCGACAGGAGGAACTCCTACTTATGCATATACATGGGATAATGGGCTTGGCAATGGACAAAATAAAACTGTATCGCCAAATGTAACAACAACTTATTCAGTCACAGTAACTGATGTAAATGGATGTACAGCAAAAGATCAAGTTAAGATTATAATTTATCCTAATCCAAGTGTGAGTATTAATAAAGTAGATGCCAAGTGTGGATTAGCCAATGGTTCTGCAACAGCTAATCCTGTTAATGGTACTTCACCATATTCATATCTTTGGTCTAACGGTGCTACAATCCAATCCATCAATAATTTATCATCAGGTAATTATTTTGTTACGGTTACGGATTCAAAAGGATGTACAGCGACTGCAACTACTTCAATCAGTAACATAAATGGTCCAACTGTAAATGCTGGAATCGATCAAACAGGATGTCTTGGATCAACCTTTGATTTAAATTCAATTGCAACTGGAGGAACTCCAGCCTATTCATATGCTTGGAATAATGGATTAGGTAGTGGCCCAAACAAAACAGTAACACCTATCGCTTCTACAACCTATACAGTTACCGTTACCGATGCAAATGGTTGTACGGCCACAGATCAAGTTAAAATTATTCTCAACCCAACTCCAAGTGTATCCATTAATAAAACGGATTCAAAATGTAATCTTGCAAATGGGTCAGCCACAGCTTCAACATCTGGAGGAACAGCACCGTATACTTATGCTTGGACAAATGGAGCTAGTACCCAAACCATTAATAATTTAAATGCCGGTATTTATGTAGTTACAGTAACTGATTCAAAAGGATGTACTGGAACAGCAACCACTACCATTGGAAATACAAATGGGCCATCAGTTAATGCAGGCATCGATCAATCAGGATGTTTGGGTTCAACATTTAATTTAAGTGCTTTAGCTACAGGAGGAACTCCAACTTATACCTATGAATGGAATAATGGACTTGGCTATGGCTCAAATAAATCAGTAACACCAATTGCATCTACTACTTATACTGTTACTGTTACAGATGTCAATGGTTGTACGGCTACTGATCAAATCAAAATTATTATCTATCCGAATCCAAGTGTTACAATAAATAAAACAGATGCAAAATGCGGACTTGCAAATGGCTCCGCATTAGCCAATGCAACTGGAGGAACAGCTTCATATACATATATATGGTCCAATGGTTCAACAACTCAAATGATTAGTAATTTATCTTCAGGAACTTATAATGTTACTGTTACAGATTCTAAGGGTTGTACTGCTACAGCAATGAGTACGATTAATAAAATAAATGGTCCATCAGTAGATGCTGGAATTGATCAGGAAATTTGCAGTGGCAACAATGCAACCATAAGTGCAATTGCAACTGGGGGAACCGCGAATTACAGTTATATGTGGGATAATGGTTTGGGATCAGGTCAATCGAAATTAGTTAGCCCAACCACTACAACGACATATACAGTCACAGTAACAGATGCTAATTCATGTACTGCAACAGATAAAGTTAAAATTAGTGTTATAGATTGTAGTCCAAAAATTACCCACGAAAAAAATCTAGTTTCTGTAACAAATATTGGATTAAACACCTACACTGTTGTGTATAGTATTTTGGTTAAAAATATAGGATATCAAGGTGCATATGACCTTAAAGATAATGCTTTGTTTGATGATGATATTGCTACAACGAGTGCATCATTTACAACAAACGCACCAGGTAATTTTGGAGGAGCTTTAAATGGCAATGGACCTTGGATATTGGCGGATGATCAAGTCATAAATGCTAATGCAAGTCACTTATATACATTGACTTTTAATGTGAAAATTGATTTAAGTTTAACTTCAACTGGAAACAATATCTATTATCAATGTGGAAAGGCATTAAATAATAAACCATCAGCTTATGAAGCATTGTTTAATGAATCTCAATTAGATTATAATAATGATGGAAGAGTTGATGAACGGGATACAGCATGCGCTGATCTACCATATATTGTTCATGAAAAAATTCTGGTTAATCAAGTACAGACAGGAAGTCGAAGTTTTGAAGTAACATACAATATCATTGTAAAGAATTTGGGAGGAGCGAGTGATAAATATACACTAACTGATCGTCCGGAATTTGATAATGATATTATTATTACTAGTGCCAATTATTCTAGCAATGCAATGGGCAATGGCGCTAATCCTGGTCCATTAAATTTGGTTGGCTTAGGTCCATGGACATTGGCAAATAATCAGGTAATATCGGGCGGAGGAGTGCAGACATATACCTTACGAGTTAATGTTTCGATTAATCTTGAAGATGGTGTTGGTGATAACAAATACAGCCGTTGTGGAAAACAAAATACAACATATCCTATACCAGGTGAAGGCTTATTTAATGAATCCAGATTAGATATTAAGAGTGATGGAAGTATTGACCAACGTGATACAGCTTGTGGAGATGTTCCTTATGTCGTTCATCAAAAATCATTATTTGGTGGCGTTACCGATCTTGGAAATGGAAATTATCGTGTGGAATATAAAATTGATGTACGAAATATTGGTGGTAGAAGAGGGACTTATGATTTAGATGATGCACCAGCATTTGATGACGATATCATTATATTAAATGCAAGTTATTCTTTTGCTTCAACAGTATTTGGAGTTTTTTATAATACATTAAATGGTAGTGGACCATGGGCTTTAGCTCGTAATCAAAATATAGATGTTGGTGATAATCAGTTTTATGTTATTTCTATAAACGTGAAATTGGATTTGTCCAATCAAGGTCCGGGAAATCATAATTTAAGTGATTGTGGAGACAGATTGGGAATACCATCTGCCGGTGAAGCCTTATTTAATAAATCTTTGTTATCTTACAACAACATATTGGTTGAATGTGATACAGCATGTACTTCAATTCCTGTCTGCAGTATGATTTCAGGAAGAGTGTTCTTTGATGTTAATGCCAACGGTATATTTGATTATAATGAAAATGGAATCAATGGTTTAGAAGTGTATCTTGTTGATGCAACGACTGGAAAAATAATCAGTAAAGTATTGACTGCCGTTAATCCAGCTACTCCTTCTGATGATGGTTTTTATATGTTCTCCTGTATAAAACCAGGCACGTATTATATCCAATTTGAACGACCAGGATTTTTAGCATCTTCAGTTGTATTTCAGGGAGGAAACACAGATAAGGATTCTGATATAGGTCATGAAAATGGAATCAATACAACAAGAATGTTCCTCTTAACAGGCGGAGAAAAGTATTTAAATGTTGGTGCTGGATTCCAAAACAAAGCAACTGTTGGAGATTATATTTGGTTGGATAGAAATTATAACGGACTGCAAGATGCTGGCGAAGAACCAGTGGCTGGTGTCCAAATTAAAGCCTACTGTAAAACTACTGGAAACATGGTGAGCGAAGCTGTTTCAGCAAATGACGGACATTATATGTTGGACGGAATTGGTCAAGGTGATTATTATGTAAAATTCATACCTCCATCTAATTTAAGTTTTACCTATGCACACAGTGGAGTAGATCCGGTTGATAATGATGTAGATGGATCAAATGGTTATGGGACAACAAGAGTCTATAGAATCAAAACTGGAGATGCTATGCCAACCATTGATGCTGGTTTGGTTTATCAAGTGTTGCCTTTAGAATGGTTAGGATTCGATGGTCAATGGAATGGAAAATACACTGAATTAAATTGGCAAACAGGAGTTGAAATTAATAATGACCATTTTGAAATTGAAAGACGTCACGAAACTGAATCCGGTTTCACAATGATTGGACAATTAAAATCCAATCCGAATACTGCAGTTTCAGAACAAAATTATAATTATAACGATGTAAACGTAAATCAATCAGGAATCTACTACTATAGGTTGAAGCAGATAGATAAAGATGGAACATACACATACAGTAAAATAATTTCTATTCGAATCCATCAAAAATCAGAAATGGATATAACTATTTATCCAAATCCAGCGGATGACTTTTTGAAAGTTAATATAACATTAGGTGATGAAACAGATTTAGAAGTGCGAGTATTTGATCAATCTGGAAAAAATGTATTAACCAATCCATTTGGTGGTTATAGAAAAGCTGGAAATTATAAAGAAATAATAAATACTAGTTATTTACCTTCCGGTCAATATAATATACAAATCATTTCTAAAAATTCAATCTTAAATAAAACATTTACAGTTAATCGAAATTAA
- a CDS encoding VCBS repeat-containing protein, with translation MKQLLLLFLLVCNDANSQIQFNSSRPNPIDSPIENGLSMGIADINGDLFDDIIAFDQGKDLWIGYQTDTKRWIWKSLGRVLTQPSWSLCVGDMDRNGLNDIIIGGDYEGIIIFYQENSGFTKSVVPESIFFTQGSTLSDLNNDGYLDIIICDDNAKPRIFKNQMSRVFVRDTSLIDFSINPVLDEAGNYSVAIIDIDGDNDQDVYLSKCRGIATDPKDLRRVNRLYINQDGNFIENAKEFNLDDGSQSWTTDFGDIDNDGDLDAIILNHGSSSFLMENIGNKKFVNINGSSGFEIGGTPIQALFRDFDNDSDLDILISGSEAIIFENLGNNKFIKKNQLFGEIGFASFAVGDLNSDGFLDIYSAYPELLNDPRVTSNTLWLNNQNQNHYIDLVLKGEQSNPNAIGAKAWIFVKDKLQMRQLSAGESYGIQNSHSLHFGLSNDTLIDSLIIQWPNGKRSLFQSLNADHRYLVTENNCIKLQNKISIIGTTQFCNGDSVILSSEPNLKNVVWNDNNTDSIRTLTSDQFLFYKANDDDGCPVISESVSIEVNPVEHPKLNINGEKAFCGIQQIELKVNGFKELTWSTLETTPNIIVNNSGLYFAKVSGLCQFFYTDTLDFKQLLNPSKPNISEFKLSKPDVVNLSAMGDHIRWYLHQNDINPFYDGNAFITDTIRHDTSFWVESNSIHIFKSIYGGEIYPKFNDIEKYHSDDINAKISFDVFEPCILNSITVFSDIKGLREFQLINDQGKVIDSVQINITSYESQIPLFFNLVKGSYSISTNPVINHINLGGESPKLVSSNKEVLYPYNISKFLRISGSSRGINAYDYFFNWEIREPDLICSSERIEAKISFVTQTSELINNDLIYIYPNPSKSDVLSIHSALTSPGKMAVYNLDGKLISTTNIDHNKINIDVSNIQTGIYNIKITQGGQSWFIKWVKL, from the coding sequence ATGAAACAGTTACTTTTGCTTTTTTTATTGGTATGTAATGATGCAAATAGCCAAATACAATTTAATTCATCAAGACCAAATCCTATAGATAGCCCTATTGAAAACGGTTTGTCAATGGGCATAGCAGATATTAATGGTGATTTGTTTGATGATATTATTGCTTTCGATCAGGGTAAAGATTTATGGATTGGATATCAGACAGACACCAAAAGATGGATTTGGAAAAGTTTAGGCAGAGTACTAACCCAACCGAGTTGGTCTTTGTGCGTTGGTGACATGGATCGAAATGGTCTAAATGATATTATCATTGGTGGAGATTATGAGGGCATCATCATCTTTTATCAAGAAAATTCGGGTTTTACAAAAAGCGTCGTTCCTGAATCTATATTTTTTACTCAGGGTAGTACGCTTTCAGATTTAAATAATGATGGATACCTTGATATCATTATTTGTGATGATAATGCTAAACCAAGAATATTTAAAAATCAAATGAGCAGGGTGTTTGTAAGGGATACAAGTCTAATAGATTTTTCAATTAATCCTGTGTTAGATGAAGCTGGCAACTATAGTGTTGCCATTATCGATATAGACGGTGATAATGATCAAGATGTTTATTTATCTAAATGCAGAGGAATAGCAACTGATCCAAAGGATCTAAGACGCGTTAACAGGTTGTATATTAATCAAGATGGAAATTTTATTGAGAATGCCAAGGAATTTAATTTGGATGATGGAAGTCAAAGTTGGACAACAGATTTTGGGGATATAGATAATGATGGTGATCTGGATGCAATAATATTAAATCATGGATCTTCAAGTTTTTTGATGGAAAATATCGGCAACAAAAAATTTGTAAATATCAATGGTTCATCAGGTTTTGAAATCGGTGGAACACCTATACAAGCACTATTTAGAGATTTTGATAATGATAGTGATCTGGATATTTTGATATCAGGATCTGAAGCGATTATTTTCGAAAATTTGGGAAATAATAAATTTATAAAAAAGAATCAATTATTTGGTGAAATTGGTTTTGCATCATTTGCAGTTGGAGATCTTAATAGTGATGGATTTCTTGATATTTATTCAGCTTATCCTGAATTGTTGAATGACCCAAGAGTTACTTCAAATACATTGTGGTTAAATAATCAAAATCAAAATCATTATATTGATTTAGTGCTCAAAGGAGAACAATCTAATCCAAATGCCATTGGGGCAAAAGCATGGATATTTGTTAAAGATAAACTACAAATGCGACAATTATCTGCAGGAGAAAGTTATGGTATTCAGAATTCACACAGCTTACACTTTGGTTTGTCCAATGACACTTTGATTGATAGTTTGATCATCCAATGGCCTAATGGAAAAAGAAGTTTGTTTCAGAGTCTTAATGCTGATCATAGATATCTGGTTACAGAAAACAATTGTATAAAACTTCAAAATAAAATTTCAATTATTGGAACAACTCAATTTTGCAATGGTGATTCTGTGATACTATCGAGTGAGCCTAATTTAAAAAATGTAGTTTGGAATGACAACAATACTGATTCGATAAGAACCTTAACAAGTGATCAGTTTTTATTTTATAAAGCTAATGATGATGATGGTTGCCCTGTAATCAGTGAAAGTGTTTCAATAGAAGTAAATCCTGTAGAACATCCAAAATTGAATATCAATGGAGAAAAGGCTTTTTGTGGAATACAGCAAATTGAGTTAAAAGTCAATGGATTTAAAGAATTAACCTGGTCTACCCTTGAAACTACCCCAAACATAATCGTAAATAACAGTGGTTTATATTTTGCTAAAGTTTCTGGATTATGTCAATTTTTTTATACAGATACACTTGATTTTAAGCAATTATTGAATCCTTCTAAACCGAATATTTCAGAGTTTAAATTGAGTAAACCAGATGTAGTGAATTTATCTGCTATGGGGGACCATATTAGATGGTATTTACATCAAAATGATATTAATCCGTTTTATGATGGTAATGCATTCATAACAGATACGATTCGTCATGATACTTCTTTTTGGGTTGAATCCAATTCCATTCATATTTTCAAATCAATTTATGGGGGTGAAATATATCCTAAATTTAATGACATCGAAAAATATCATTCAGACGATATCAATGCAAAAATTTCTTTTGATGTTTTTGAACCATGTATTTTAAATTCTATAACTGTTTTTTCAGATATTAAAGGATTAAGGGAATTTCAATTAATAAATGACCAAGGAAAAGTAATAGATTCTGTTCAAATTAATATTACCAGTTATGAAAGTCAAATTCCATTATTTTTTAATTTGGTCAAGGGTAGTTATTCAATTTCAACTAATCCTGTGATCAATCATATTAATCTCGGAGGTGAAAGTCCAAAATTAGTTAGTAGCAATAAAGAAGTGTTATATCCATACAATATTTCAAAATTTCTAAGAATTAGTGGATCTTCAAGAGGTATTAATGCCTATGATTATTTTTTTAATTGGGAGATACGAGAACCGGATTTAATATGTTCCAGCGAGCGAATAGAAGCTAAAATTTCATTTGTTACACAGACCTCAGAATTAATTAACAATGATCTGATTTATATTTATCCAAACCCTTCAAAATCGGATGTGTTATCTATACATTCTGCTTTGACTTCACCAGGAAAAATGGCAGTTTATAATTTAGACGGTAAATTAATCAGCACAACTAATATTGATCATAACAAGATCAATATCGATGTATCCAATATCCAAACAGGTATCTATAATATTAAAATAACCCAAGGTGGACAATCTTGGTTCATAAAATGGGTCAAGTTGTAA